Genomic DNA from Oryza sativa Japonica Group chromosome 5, ASM3414082v1:
GATTATGCTGCCACGTCGCCAAAAACCGTAAAATACCATCGTTTTTCATTGGTTTTAATACTTGGTAGAGCAAATATACCCGGGTTTGTGATTGAGGAATGCCATTTGAACGGGGACAAGAGTTGAGTGAGGTAAACTAGACTTAATTTCGGGGATGAAACACGTGCCTGAAATCTAGCAAATCCCCTCTGGGAAAGTTGGCACAGGCCATTCCGGccaacgtcgtcgtcgccattaAGGTGATCGGTGGCTGTATTATACGTGGCATCACCTCTCCCCCTGTGTTGGATTTGCCTCCTCGATTTGCATTTCCCGCCTAAAATTCTTTTCTGTGGCCATGCGTTGATGCGTAGTGTATCATCTTATCGAGTTTGTACACCGGGTGTGTCGTGAGCTCTGTTCATGGCGGCCGTGCAGCTCGACTCCGGCCTGCTCGTCGGCTTTCTCTTCTTGGCGACGTGCTTGGCCGTCGCGATTAGGAGCTACCTGAGATCGGGTGGCGCGGCgatcccgtcgccgccggcgttgcCGGTCATCGGCAACCTCCACCAGCTCGGCCGCGGGCGGCACCACCGGGCGCTGCGCGAGCtcgcgcggcggcacggcccgCTGTTCCAGCTCCGGCTCGGCTCCGTGCGCGcgctcgtcgtctcctcggCGCCCATGGCGGAGGCCGTGCTCAGGCACCAGGACCACGTGTTCTGCGGCCGGCCGCAGCAGCGCACGGCGCGGGGCACGCTGTACGGCTGCCGGGACGTCGCGTTCAGCCCCtacggcgagcggtggcgccgcctccgccgcgtcgccgtcgtgcgCCTCCTCAGCGCGAGGCGGGTCGACTCGTTCCGCGCCCtccgggaggaggaggtcgcgtCGTTCGTGAACCGGATccgcgcggcgagcggcggaggcgtcGTCAACTTGACCGAGCTCATCGTCGGCCTCACCCACGCCGTCGTGTCGAGGGCTGCGTTCGGGAAGAAGCTCGGCGGCGTCGATCCGGCGAAGGTCCGCGAGACGATAGGCGAGCTCGCCGACCTGCTCGAGACGATCGCGGTGAGCGACATGTTCCCGCGGCTCCGGTGGGTGGACTGGGCGACGGGGCTCGACGCGAGGACGAAGAGGACGGCGGCCAAGCTCGACGAGGTTCTCGAGATGGCGCTCCGTGACCACGAGCAGAGccgcggggacgacgacgacggcggcggcggcgacggcgagccccgTGACCTGATGGACGACCTGCTCTCCATggccaacgacggcggcggcgaccatggccaCAAGCTCGACAGGATCGATGTCAAGGGACTCATCTTGGTAAGTCCTCTCCAATTATCACCAATCAAATAATCATTGCTAAATCAAATAATTCGTCTCAATTTCTTTCATGTCGCATTGCCAGGACAT
This window encodes:
- the LOC4339312 gene encoding cytochrome P450 71A1, whose product is MAAVQLDSGLLVGFLFLATCLAVAIRSYLRSGGAAIPSPPALPVIGNLHQLGRGRHHRALRELARRHGPLFQLRLGSVRALVVSSAPMAEAVLRHQDHVFCGRPQQRTARGTLYGCRDVAFSPYGERWRRLRRVAVVRLLSARRVDSFRALREEEVASFVNRIRAASGGGVVNLTELIVGLTHAVVSRAAFGKKLGGVDPAKVRETIGELADLLETIAVSDMFPRLRWVDWATGLDARTKRTAAKLDEVLEMALRDHEQSRGDDDDGGGGDGEPRDLMDDLLSMANDGGGDHGHKLDRIDVKGLILDMFIAGTDTIYKSIEWTMAELIKNPAEMAKVQAEVRHVAAAAHGDEDEDTVAVVREEQLGKMTLLRAAMKEAMRLHPPVPLLIPREAIEDTVLHGHRVAAGTRVMINAWAIGRDEAAWEGAAEFRPGRFAGGGDAAGVEYYGGGDFRFVPFGAGRRGCPGVAFGTRLAELAVANMACWFEWELPDGQDVESFEVVESSGLSPGLINPLVLAAKPLK